The Porphyrobacter sp. LM 6 sequence GCTTGGTTCTGGAAGCGCGAGAAGCGGGCGGACGGCTGGCACTGGATCGAGCCGCGCGAACAGGATCATAGCGATCTGGCGCGCTGGCAGCGGTGATTTGATCCGCGTCAAAGCAGGCCCGCCGCCGGCCCGCTAATCATCCTCCAACACAAGGAGGATCACTCATGAGCCACATGCTTCACGATCATCTCGCCCGCGGCGAGGCCCGCCTGGTGGGCCAGCCGGGCGAAGTCGCGGCGCGCCATCAGGTCGAGAAGGACCGCAATTTCGGCCTGCCGACCGCGCTCTATGCCGCGACCATTGCCTGCTATCTCGGCTTTCTGGTGATCGTCGGCAGCGCCTTTGCCAATCCGGTGCTGGCAATCCCGATGGCGATCATCGTGCTGCTGATTGCTGCGGGCTTCGGCGTTCCGGCGATCTGGACGCGGCTGGCGGGCAATGCGTCCGAACCGCAGACGCTCGGCGAATTCGAAACGCGCGGCGTGATGACCCACACCGGCCGTCTCGCTCCCAAGGATGCGACCATTCAGGTGCTGATCCTGCCGGTGCTGCTGGTGGTCTGGGGTCTGTCGATCGCGGTGATCGCCGCAATCGTCGCCTGACCGGCGCTCTACAAGTTTGCTCCCCGACTGCGGGGCGGTGGGCCTTGGCTTACCGCCCCGATATTTCGTGGAGCAGCGCCGCATCGCACAGCACGATACCGCGTTTGCCTTCGCGCCGGATCGCACCCATGTCCTCCAATTCGCCGAGCTTGCGGCTGACGGTTTCGATCGTCAGGCCGAGCATGCTGGCAATCTCGCCGCGGGTCAGCGGTAATTCGAAGGCGGGGGCAAGATGGCACGAGCTGTCGCTCGCGGCGGCGGCGAAATCGTGGAGCAGGGCGGCAAGGCGCGCCTCCGCGCTGGCATGGCCGGTCAATTCGAGCAGCGTGCGGGTGGCGAGTAGATCCGCCTGGCTGCGGCGCAGCAACGCACGGGCAAGCGCGGGATAATCTTCGATGGCGCGCTCGATATCGCGGCGCGCGAAGGTGCACAGCCGGCTTTCGGTCAGCGCCACGACATCGTGATGCGCGAAAGGCGCGAACAGCTCGCCGATGAAACCCGCCGGGTGCACCAGTGCGAGGATCTGTTCGTTGCCGTCCTGATCGACCGCCGAAACCTTGAGCGCGCCGGTCAGCAGGGTGGCACAGGCGGCTTCCTCGTCGCCGCTTGCGAACAGCATCTCGCCGCGCTTGAGCACACGCGTGCGCCCGGCGGCAGCCATGGCTTCGCGTTCTTCAGGGGTCAGCACCGCACAGGCGGCGGTGTCCTTGACGGGGCAGGTGCTGCACGCGAGGTTCACGTTCCCATCACCTCCCAGAGCTTTGCCATCGCCGCGTCTTCGGCGGCGACCATGGCGGTGACCTGCGCGCGGGCGGCATCAATCCCCTGCGTCGGCGCAAAGGTCGTGGCGCTGCGGGCGGCCAGATCGTCGAGTTCGGCGAGAACGGTTGCGGTCGTCCCGCGGGCGGAGGCGAGTTCAGCCATCGCAACCAGCGCGGCGGCGCGGGCGTTGCTCTCGATCGACTGTCCGGTGGCAGCGCGCGCGAGTCGCAGGGCGGTGGCTTCCTTGCCGGAGAAGGCGGCATGGGCGCTGCTCGCACGCGAAAGGATCGCGGTAAGGCCCGCATCGTCGATCAGCGGGCGAATCGGTTCGGCAGGCTTTGCAGCGGGCGGCGCGGGCGGCGCAGTCTCGAACGGGCGGAGCGCAAGCGAGGGATAGCGGTCGCCATTGGCCGAACAGGCCGAAAGGCCCGCCATCAGCCCGACAATCGCAAAATGTTTCAGACGCGCGTTCATAAAGATCCCGTATTGCGTTACCATGCCACCTGCCATTGGCAAAGGCGACTGTCAGAATCCGGCATCCTACTTTTTGGCATCGGACGGCCCGCTCGGGCGTTGACTTGGCAGCGCCTTTCCCCTAACGGCACGCATCTTTCCGGGGCTGCACCTTCGCAAGCCTCGCATTGCCGTTCGGTTGGCAAGGCATTGCCTGACCATCCGGACCAGCACAGACTTGAGAGTATAAAGCCATGTTCGCTGTAGTGCGCACTGGCGGCAAGCAATATCGGGTTGCCGCCGGAGACAAGATTGCCGTTGAAAAGCTCGCGGGCGAAGCCGGCGACACCATCACGCTGGGCGATGTCCTGCTGGCCGGTGAAGGCGAGACCCTTGCCGATGCCAAGTCGGTGACCGTTTCGGCGGAAATCATCGCGCAGGCCAAGAGCGAGAAGGTGATCGTTTTCAAGAAGCGTCGCCGCCACAACTATCGTCGCAAGAACGGCCACCGCCAGCAGATGACCCTGCTGCGCATCACCGCCGTTGGCGCGGGCGAAGCGAAGCCGGCCAAGAAGGCCGCTGCCAAGAAGACCAAGACCGAAGCCGCTG is a genomic window containing:
- a CDS encoding Crp/Fnr family transcriptional regulator, with the translated sequence MNLACSTCPVKDTAACAVLTPEEREAMAAAGRTRVLKRGEMLFASGDEEAACATLLTGALKVSAVDQDGNEQILALVHPAGFIGELFAPFAHHDVVALTESRLCTFARRDIERAIEDYPALARALLRRSQADLLATRTLLELTGHASAEARLAALLHDFAAAASDSSCHLAPAFELPLTRGEIASMLGLTIETVSRKLGELEDMGAIRREGKRGIVLCDAALLHEISGR
- the rplU gene encoding 50S ribosomal protein L21, with amino-acid sequence MFAVVRTGGKQYRVAAGDKIAVEKLAGEAGDTITLGDVLLAGEGETLADAKSVTVSAEIIAQAKSEKVIVFKKRRRHNYRRKNGHRQQMTLLRITAVGAGEAKPAKKAAAKKTKTEAAEAAASAE